In Candidatus Alcyoniella australis, the DNA window TGGGGATATGGCCCAGGTCGACGATCCGGCCGCCGATCTTCAGCCGCTTGCCGCGCAGCTTGTCCTCGATGATGAAGTCCTGGACGAACTGCTTGAACGCCTCTGCCGGGTAGGGGATGAAGCTCCCGACCCAGTCGTTGATCGACTCGTAGCCCGCGACCCACTCGCGGTCCCAGTAGTTCAGCGCCAGCTCCACGTAGCGCCAAACGGTGGTCGCCGGCGAGATCAGCCGGAAGCCGTTGATCGTCAGAATCGGCGGGATGTTGCCCACGACGTCGACGAAGATTTGCAGCGGCAGCTGTCCGAGGGTCGCCAGAATGTTGAACGGAAACATCTGCGAGAAGTCGACCGGACTGCCCAGGGTCACCAGGTTGCGCACGCGATTCTCATCGGCGTACAGCGCGCAGGCCAGGTAGCTCATGATCCCGCCCATGCTCCAGCCGACCAGGCTCAGCTCGCTGCTGCCCGAGAGCTCGGCAATCCGCCGCATGGCGCTGGGGATGAAGTCGGTGACGTAGTCGTCGACCGTGATCGTGCGGTCCTCGGGCTTGGGAATGCCGAAGTCGATCAGGTAGACGTCGAGGCCGGCCTCCATCAGGTACTGGATCATCGAGTGTCCGGCGCGTAAATCGAAGATCGTCGGCTGGACCATCAAGGGCGGCACGATCAGCACCGGCAGCGGCAGCACCTCGCGGATCGGCTGGTAGTGGCGCAGCGAGGCCTTTTCCCACATCTGGACGATGCTGCTGGGCGTACGCAGTCTGGGCGTCAACGGCCCCAGGAGTACTCGTTCGCCCAGGTGC includes these proteins:
- a CDS encoding alpha/beta fold hydrolase; translation: MNLLARETTRALLRGMHLGERVLLGPLTPRLRTPSSIVQMWEKASLRHYQPIREVLPLPVLIVPPLMVQPTIFDLRAGHSMIQYLMEAGLDVYLIDFGIPKPEDRTITVDDYVTDFIPSAMRRIAELSGSSELSLVGWSMGGIMSYLACALYADENRVRNLVTLGSPVDFSQMFPFNILATLGQLPLQIFVDVVGNIPPILTINGFRLISPATTVWRYVELALNYWDREWVAGYESINDWVGSFIPYPAEAFKQFVQDFIIEDKLRGKRLKIGGRIVDLGHIPSSVQVFSGTKDKIAPRASVEAVRTMLPEAAQIILEQVPLGHIGMVAGSEAPVLVWDRIADFLCERSQARSSGRGKSGLKSK